One Spinacia oleracea cultivar Varoflay chromosome 4, BTI_SOV_V1, whole genome shotgun sequence DNA segment encodes these proteins:
- the LOC110803061 gene encoding transcription factor HBI1 yields MNRALPEMLHYLNTPANVIGVKGMEMSVLERQKMVLKWQQEQLFQVQTTQQQQLSCFNDLSMLSFFPAEAHDFHGADMNYGPSSVTTGPTLNELLNRPIKADPGGENGWMDFGMPKSGVNVGSLGIETAEQIHNSPGYEMNYGISRTASCPPSVAEAAEATVKAARDAKGRESLLSDQKLNGAAGRESFKKRKAEKNLRTPKIVDTEEDNKSKKSKGCAEEEESKITEQHSNSSHNQKESNGNNNDKKNKENSGCTSKDNSKHDYIHVRARRGQATDSHSLAERVRREKISERMKYLQDLVPGCNKITGKAGMLDEIINYVQSLQRQVEFLSMKLATVNPRLDFNIDDLIAKEVFAACSTSIPALGVSPDLNNPSYLQYNPIEQMDPVCGSTVAVNPIDLGLKRSISAPVSIPETFFDTSCFNQIPNSLQWDAELQNIYNMEFQQGRQPSFPVQTFTGTIESSSLKMEM; encoded by the exons ATGAATAGAGCTTTACCAGAGATGCTGCACTACCTAAACACACCGGCGAATGTCATCGGAGTTAAGGGCATGGAGATGAGTGTTTTGGAAAGACAGAAAATGGTTCTAAAGTGGCAACAAGAGCAGCTCTTCCAAGTCCAgacaacacagcagcagcaactAAGTTGCTTCAATGACCTGAGCATGCTCTCTTTCTTTCCTGCTGAAGCACACGATTTTCATGGCGCAGACATGAACTATGGTCCGAGCTCAGTTACAACAGGCCCAACCCTAAATGAGCTTCTGAATCGACCCATTAAGGCTGATCCGGGAGGGGAAAACGGGTGGATGGATTTCGGAATGCCAAAAAGTGGGGTCAATGTCGGTAGCTTGGGGATTGAGACTGCTGAGCAAATCCATAACAGTCCTGGCTATGAGATGAATTATGGCATTTCAAGAACAGCCAGTTGCCCGCCATCAGTAGCAGAGGCAGCAGAAGCCACTGTAAAGGCAGCCCGTGATGCCAAAGGAAGAGAATCCCTCCTATCAGATCAGAAGCTGAATGGAGCAGCTGGGAGAGAGAGTTTCAAGAAGAGGAAAGCAGAAAAAAACCTCAGAACACCAAAG ATAGTCGATACAGAAGAAGACAACAAATCAAAAAAGAGCAAGGGATGTGCTGAAGAGGAAGAATCAAAAATCACAGAACAACATAGCAACAGCAGCCATAACCAAAAGGAAAGTAATGGCAATAACAATgacaagaaaaacaaagaaaattcaGGGTGTACGTCGAAAGATAATTCCAAGCATGATTACATTCACGTTAGAGCAAGGCGCGGCCAGGCCACCGATAGCCACAGCTTAGCGGAAAGA GTAAGGagggaaaaaataagtgaaagaATGAAATATCTCCAAGATTTAGTTCCAGGGTGCAACAAGATCACAGGGAAAGCTGGAATGCTGGACGAAATAATCAACTACGTCCAATCGCTTCAGCGACAAGTCGAG TTCCTTTCGATGAAACTGGCAACAGTTAATCCCAGGCTTGATTTTAACATAGATGACTTAATTGCCAAAGAG GTTTTTGCAGCATGCTCTACCAGTATACCAGCACTGGGGGTATCACCAGATTTAAATAATCCCAGCTACCTACAATACAATCCTATTGAACAAATGGATCCAGTTTGCGGATCCACGGTTGCAGTAAATCCAATTGATTTGGGTCTGAAAAGAAGCATTAGTGCTCCTGTATCAATACCAGAGACTTTTTTTGACACGTCCTGCTTTAAT CAAATTCCAAATTCTTTACAATGGGATGCCGAATTACAAAATATCTACAACATGGAGTTTCAACAGGGAAGACAACCATCATTTCCGGTACAGACATTCACAG